In the genome of Solibacillus silvestris, one region contains:
- a CDS encoding 30S ribosomal protein S2 yields the protein MSVISMKQLLEAGVHFGHQTRRWNPKMKKYIFVERNGIYIIDLQKTVKKLEEAYDFMRQVGQDGGKVLFVGTKKQAQEAIKEEAERSGNYYINQRWLGGTLTNFGTIQKRVKRMKDIEKMEEDGTFAVLPKKEVIQLKKEHERLVKFLGGIRDMKAIPDVMFVVDPRKERIAVAEAIKLNIPLVGIVDTNCDPDEIDYVIPANDDAIRAVKLLTAKMADALLEAKQGEEEAPAVEEATAE from the coding sequence ATGTCAGTAATTTCAATGAAACAATTACTAGAAGCTGGTGTACATTTCGGTCACCAAACTCGCCGTTGGAACCCAAAAATGAAGAAATATATCTTCGTAGAGCGTAACGGTATTTACATTATCGATTTACAAAAAACGGTTAAAAAATTAGAAGAAGCATACGATTTCATGCGTCAAGTTGGTCAAGACGGTGGTAAAGTTTTATTCGTAGGTACGAAAAAACAAGCACAAGAAGCGATCAAAGAAGAAGCTGAACGTTCAGGTAACTACTACATCAACCAACGTTGGTTAGGTGGTACTTTAACAAACTTCGGTACTATTCAAAAACGTGTAAAACGTATGAAAGATATCGAAAAAATGGAAGAAGACGGTACTTTTGCTGTACTTCCTAAAAAAGAAGTAATCCAACTTAAAAAAGAGCACGAGCGCTTAGTTAAATTCTTAGGCGGTATCCGTGATATGAAAGCTATTCCGGACGTAATGTTCGTTGTAGACCCTCGTAAAGAGCGTATCGCAGTTGCAGAAGCAATCAAATTAAACATCCCTCTAGTTGGTATCGTAGACACTAACTGTGATCCAGATGAAATTGATTACGTAATCCCTGCAAACGACGATGCTATCCGCGCGGTTAAATTATTAACTGCTAAAATGGCTGACGCTTTATTAGAAGCTAAACAAGGTGAAGAAGAAGCTCCAGCAGTAGAAGAAGCTACAGCTGAGTAA
- a CDS encoding isoprenyl transferase, with translation MFKKLFGKNTNKEQSFSSENVDLVKGEEIPTHIAIIMDGNGRWAKKRSLPRVAGHHEGMKTIRKITRCACDLGVQVLTLYAFSTENWKRPKSEVEFLMRLPEQFLNSFLPELMERNIKVEMIGVMDSLPDYTQSALKKAMEATAGNTGLVLNFAMNYGGRAEIVMAMQQLLKEVEAGSLTIDELNEQHISQYVMTAHLPEPDLLIRTSGEVRISNFMLWQLAYTEFWFTDTHWPDFDEACLKEAISVYQNRNRRYGGLKGEGTS, from the coding sequence ATGTTTAAAAAACTTTTTGGAAAAAATACAAATAAAGAACAGTCATTCAGTAGTGAAAATGTGGACTTAGTTAAGGGAGAGGAAATCCCTACCCATATTGCAATTATTATGGACGGAAATGGACGCTGGGCTAAAAAGCGTTCATTGCCAAGGGTCGCAGGTCATCATGAAGGAATGAAAACCATTCGAAAGATAACACGCTGCGCATGTGATTTAGGAGTACAAGTATTGACGCTCTACGCATTTTCAACAGAAAACTGGAAGCGTCCTAAATCAGAAGTCGAATTTTTAATGCGTTTACCAGAGCAATTTTTAAATTCCTTTTTGCCGGAGCTAATGGAGCGAAATATTAAAGTGGAAATGATAGGTGTAATGGATTCATTGCCGGACTATACTCAATCCGCTTTAAAAAAGGCGATGGAAGCTACTGCAGGGAATACGGGACTGGTCTTAAATTTTGCGATGAATTACGGTGGGCGTGCTGAAATTGTAATGGCGATGCAACAGCTTCTGAAAGAGGTAGAAGCAGGAAGTCTTACAATTGACGAATTAAATGAACAACATATTTCCCAGTATGTAATGACGGCTCATTTACCTGAACCCGATTTATTAATTCGCACGAGTGGTGAAGTGCGCATAAGTAACTTTATGCTATGGCAGCTTGCCTATACGGAGTTTTGGTTCACTGATACGCATTGGCCTGATTTTGACGAAGCATGCTTAAAAGAGGCAATCTCCGTGTATCAAAACCGTAACCGCCGTTATGGAGGGCTGAAAGGAGAAGGAACAAGTTGA
- a CDS encoding RNA polymerase subunit sigma (expressed in late exponential phase; controls the expression of genes coding cell surface proteins involved in chemotaxis, flagellar assembly, and autolysis), which translates to MTEQRHRDEQSLWVRWTKNRDPEAGDLLIKKFKPLVSYHVQRIAVGLPKNISRDDLMSLGMMGLFDALNKFDINRDLKFDTYASFRVRGAILDGLRKEDWLPRSAREKAKKLESQIESLEQKLMRHATAEEVAAHMNLPVEEVYQTFQEHFFSNVLSINEQLDQEESEGKSFVIRDDNTKTPEQHSVHVELLGDLAENIKKLNEKEQLVISLFYSEELTLTEIGEILDLSTSRISQIHSKALFKLRKLLSSEMINT; encoded by the coding sequence TTGACAGAACAAAGGCATAGAGACGAACAATCATTATGGGTTCGTTGGACAAAGAACCGTGATCCCGAAGCAGGCGATTTATTAATAAAAAAGTTTAAACCACTCGTATCCTATCATGTACAGCGTATCGCTGTCGGGCTTCCGAAAAACATTTCCAGAGATGACTTAATGAGTCTTGGGATGATGGGGCTGTTTGATGCGTTAAATAAATTTGATATAAACCGAGATTTAAAATTTGATACGTATGCTTCATTCCGTGTTCGTGGTGCTATCCTCGATGGTTTACGAAAAGAGGACTGGCTCCCGAGATCAGCGCGTGAAAAAGCAAAAAAACTGGAATCGCAAATTGAGTCACTTGAGCAAAAGCTGATGCGCCATGCGACAGCAGAAGAAGTTGCAGCACATATGAATCTGCCTGTCGAAGAAGTGTACCAAACTTTCCAAGAACATTTTTTCTCTAATGTGCTGTCCATCAATGAGCAGCTGGACCAGGAAGAATCGGAAGGTAAGTCCTTTGTTATCCGTGATGACAATACGAAAACACCGGAGCAGCATAGCGTTCATGTAGAACTGTTAGGCGATTTGGCTGAAAATATTAAAAAGCTGAATGAAAAAGAACAGCTTGTCATTAGTTTATTTTACTCGGAAGAATTAACATTAACCGAAATCGGTGAAATACTGGACCTGTCCACATCTAGAATTTCGCAAATTCACTCAAAAGCATTGTTTAAATTACGTAAATTATTGTCTTCAGAAATGATTAATACGTAA
- a CDS encoding RNA polymerase subunit sigma, whose amino-acid sequence MSLKGLELQIAIPKTFEAGKMADQRQQNTILQQMHANEALNKELERKQLSVNETDHLNALNDEEQDKPSQNGQEQTQENKKNKEQLEQKVQHPFKGNLFDFSG is encoded by the coding sequence ATGAGTTTAAAGGGCCTGGAATTGCAGATTGCGATTCCTAAAACATTTGAGGCGGGGAAGATGGCGGATCAGCGTCAACAAAATACAATTCTGCAGCAAATGCATGCAAATGAAGCATTGAACAAGGAACTGGAACGCAAACAATTATCCGTTAATGAAACAGATCATCTGAACGCCCTCAATGATGAGGAACAGGATAAGCCTTCCCAAAACGGACAAGAGCAAACTCAAGAAAACAAGAAAAATAAGGAACAGCTAGAACAAAAAGTGCAGCACCCGTTCAAAGGGAACCTTTTTGATTTTAGTGGCTAG
- a CDS encoding multidrug transporter → MFGSIFYNFWAALFSFAVYFIAAIQNPYALPLPTIGAAFVVAVIAFSLMFLIRYFLGYVFYTPESPVLLQTEEELPGAVAKETDKTQAVPQSDLPAKEVEDENSEEIAQVVRSMLQGDESLSR, encoded by the coding sequence ATGTTTGGTTCAATATTTTATAATTTTTGGGCAGCACTATTTTCATTCGCTGTATATTTTATCGCTGCAATTCAAAATCCGTATGCGTTGCCACTGCCGACGATTGGCGCAGCTTTTGTCGTTGCTGTCATTGCATTTAGTTTAATGTTTCTTATCCGTTATTTCCTTGGGTATGTATTTTATACACCGGAATCACCTGTTTTGTTACAAACAGAAGAGGAGCTTCCGGGAGCAGTTGCGAAAGAGACGGACAAAACACAGGCTGTTCCGCAAAGCGACCTTCCGGCAAAGGAAGTTGAAGATGAGAATTCGGAAGAAATTGCACAAGTCGTTCGTTCGATGCTTCAAGGCGATGAATCCCTTTCAAGGTAA
- a CDS encoding ribosome recycling factor — translation MTQQVLNQAQEKMTKSINAFSRELASIRAGVANASLLDRITVDYYGSPTPINQMAGISVPEARLLVIQPYDKSILGEIEKAIMRSDIGITPTNDGNVIRLAVPALTEERRKELVKQVKKESEEAKVAVRNVRRDANDDLKKLEKNGEITEDELRGFNDDIQKLTDNSIVKIEELVKEKEKEILTV, via the coding sequence ATGACACAACAAGTATTAAATCAAGCACAAGAAAAAATGACAAAATCTATTAATGCTTTCTCACGTGAATTAGCTTCAATTCGCGCAGGTGTAGCAAATGCTTCACTATTGGATCGTATTACGGTGGACTACTATGGTTCTCCAACACCAATCAACCAAATGGCAGGTATCTCTGTACCGGAAGCACGCCTTTTAGTAATCCAGCCTTATGATAAATCAATTTTAGGCGAAATCGAAAAAGCGATTATGCGTTCAGACATCGGAATCACTCCGACAAATGACGGAAATGTTATTCGTTTAGCAGTACCGGCATTAACGGAAGAGCGCCGTAAAGAATTAGTTAAACAGGTGAAAAAAGAGTCGGAAGAAGCGAAAGTTGCTGTACGTAACGTGCGCCGCGATGCCAACGATGACCTGAAAAAATTAGAAAAGAACGGTGAAATCACAGAAGACGAACTACGCGGCTTCAACGATGACATCCAAAAGCTAACAGACAACTCAATTGTTAAAATCGAGGAGTTAGTGAAAGAAAAAGAAAAAGAAATTTTAACAGTTTAA
- a CDS encoding chemotaxis protein CheW: MTNATEQKNLKVIVFQLADKEYAIPVSHVKGIEKLMHITRVPKTERYVKGVINLRGVVTPVIDLRERFELPVSGNEETTRIIIITLETMEVGFIVDSANDVLDIDASSIEQQPEVVGSLEEDFIAGVAKLENRLLILLHLDKVLNPFD; encoded by the coding sequence ATGACGAATGCAACAGAGCAAAAAAACTTGAAAGTAATTGTGTTTCAATTAGCAGATAAAGAATATGCCATTCCTGTTTCGCACGTAAAAGGAATCGAAAAATTAATGCATATTACACGTGTGCCGAAAACAGAACGTTATGTAAAAGGTGTCATTAATCTTCGAGGTGTTGTAACCCCTGTTATCGATTTACGTGAACGGTTTGAATTGCCGGTTTCAGGGAACGAGGAAACAACTCGAATCATTATTATTACACTGGAAACGATGGAAGTCGGTTTTATAGTAGATTCAGCAAATGATGTGTTGGATATCGATGCATCTTCCATTGAACAGCAGCCGGAAGTGGTGGGCTCATTAGAAGAAGATTTTATCGCTGGTGTCGCAAAATTGGAAAACCGCTTATTAATTTTACTTCACTTAGATAAAGTGTTAAATCCGTTCGATTGA
- a CDS encoding CheY-P-specific phosphatase CheC: protein MNFSEKITLLHLDVLKEIGNIGAAHAATALSNLLGKKIDMRVPDVKMASFNEMMELAGGSENAVVGIYLRIEGDAQGSMFFILPIEQANRFIQSLIQDESFDFHTPPYSEMGLSAMQEMGNILSGSYLSALSDFTGLKIYPTVPGLSVDMFGAIISIGLIELSQVSDTVIVINTSIYEEVMSDDDAVKGQFFLLPEPDSFEAIFKALGVPTT from the coding sequence ATGAACTTTAGTGAAAAAATCACATTGCTGCATTTAGATGTTTTAAAGGAAATCGGAAATATTGGTGCTGCACATGCGGCTACGGCATTATCGAATTTATTGGGAAAAAAGATCGATATGCGTGTCCCCGACGTGAAGATGGCCTCGTTTAATGAAATGATGGAACTCGCTGGCGGCTCGGAAAATGCTGTCGTCGGTATTTATCTTCGTATAGAAGGGGATGCCCAAGGAAGCATGTTTTTCATTTTGCCGATTGAACAGGCAAACCGATTTATTCAAAGTCTTATTCAGGATGAATCATTTGATTTTCACACACCTCCATATTCGGAAATGGGCTTATCGGCAATGCAGGAAATGGGAAATATTTTATCCGGCTCTTATTTATCGGCTTTATCCGATTTTACAGGGCTGAAAATCTATCCGACTGTCCCTGGATTGAGTGTGGATATGTTTGGTGCGATTATTAGTATCGGCCTGATTGAACTTTCACAAGTTAGCGATACAGTAATCGTCATTAACACGTCCATATATGAAGAAGTCATGTCTGATGATGACGCTGTAAAGGGGCAGTTCTTCCTGTTACCTGAACCTGATTCATTTGAAGCGATTTTTAAAGCATTAGGAGTGCCTACGACATGA
- a CDS encoding phosphatidate cytidylyltransferase has product MKQRIITGVIAAALFIPFVIYGGTPFAILMSIIAVIGFYELLKMKGISIASVPGIIGTLALIVLVVPNEWSLNIVEFFQYDSILMIVYGITALLLIYIVLVKNKMTFDEIGFILLGAFYVGLGFHYFIETRFIGLEFVVFVLLVVWTTDSGAYFVGRKLGKNKLWPEISPKKTVEGFVGGIVIAVIFAIAMQLIYPFASSWLQLIVVTIIASIIGQMGDLVESAIKRHYDVKDSGNILPGHGGILDRFDSLLFVVPLLHFLHFFS; this is encoded by the coding sequence TTGAAACAACGCATCATTACCGGAGTAATTGCTGCAGCATTATTTATTCCATTCGTAATTTATGGAGGAACGCCATTTGCGATTTTAATGAGTATTATCGCAGTCATTGGTTTCTATGAATTGCTGAAAATGAAAGGAATTTCAATTGCATCTGTTCCAGGTATTATTGGTACACTTGCATTAATAGTATTGGTTGTACCAAATGAATGGTCACTGAATATCGTTGAATTTTTTCAATATGATTCAATTTTGATGATTGTGTATGGAATTACGGCACTGTTATTGATTTATATTGTACTTGTAAAAAATAAAATGACATTTGATGAAATTGGTTTTATATTGTTAGGGGCATTTTATGTCGGCCTTGGATTCCATTATTTTATCGAAACACGTTTTATCGGTCTAGAATTTGTCGTCTTTGTATTGTTAGTCGTGTGGACAACAGATTCCGGCGCCTATTTTGTTGGGCGTAAATTAGGGAAAAATAAATTATGGCCGGAAATTTCGCCGAAGAAAACAGTGGAAGGTTTTGTGGGCGGAATTGTGATTGCCGTTATTTTCGCAATTGCTATGCAGCTCATCTATCCTTTTGCCTCAAGCTGGCTGCAATTAATCGTTGTGACAATTATCGCATCAATTATTGGCCAAATGGGTGATTTGGTCGAATCGGCTATTAAACGTCATTATGATGTAAAAGATTCAGGCAATATTCTGCCAGGACACGGCGGCATATTGGACCGCTTTGACAGTTTACTATTTGTCGTACCATTACTGCATTTTTTACATTTCTTTTCCTAG
- the pyrH gene encoding UMP kinase (Catalyzes the phosphorylation of UMP to UDP) yields the protein MGVSEYKRVVIKLSGEALAGELGFGFSPDVIKSIAGEIKEVIDLGVEVALVVGGGNIWRGKIGAEMGMERANADYMGMLGTVMNALALQDSLENLGVPTRVQSSIVMTQVAEPYIRRKAVRHLEKARVVIFAAGTGNPYFSTDTTAALRAAEINADAILMAKNNVDGVYSADPKLDSEAVKYDTLTYLDVIQQGLQVMDSTASTLCMDNDIKLVVFNLSEPGNIKRAALGEKIGTVVRRDA from the coding sequence ATGGGTGTGTCAGAGTACAAACGAGTAGTTATTAAACTTAGCGGGGAAGCATTAGCTGGAGAATTAGGCTTCGGTTTCTCACCGGATGTTATTAAATCGATCGCTGGAGAAATTAAAGAAGTTATCGACTTAGGTGTAGAGGTCGCATTAGTTGTCGGCGGAGGCAACATTTGGCGCGGAAAAATCGGCGCTGAAATGGGAATGGAACGTGCCAATGCAGATTATATGGGTATGTTAGGAACAGTGATGAATGCACTGGCATTACAAGACTCGCTGGAAAATCTGGGTGTTCCTACACGTGTTCAATCATCGATCGTTATGACACAAGTAGCAGAGCCATATATTCGACGTAAAGCAGTTCGTCATTTGGAAAAAGCACGTGTCGTAATCTTTGCTGCGGGAACAGGTAACCCATACTTCTCGACAGATACGACAGCCGCTTTACGTGCCGCAGAAATTAATGCAGATGCAATTTTAATGGCGAAAAACAATGTGGATGGCGTTTATTCTGCAGATCCAAAATTAGATTCTGAAGCAGTTAAGTATGACACACTTACGTATTTAGACGTTATTCAACAAGGTTTGCAAGTAATGGATTCTACAGCTTCAACATTATGTATGGATAATGATATTAAGCTTGTCGTTTTCAACTTATCAGAACCAGGTAATATTAAACGTGCCGCATTAGGCGAAAAAATTGGAACAGTTGTTAGGAGAGATGCGTAA
- a CDS encoding chemotaxis protein CheD produces the protein MIVTHSSEVIKVGIAQMDIVKVPKTIRTSGLGSCVGAVIYDDSKKVAGMVHVMLPDSSLNRTATMNAAKFADTGIAALVDLLKQEGAQRFKLKAKIAGGAQMFQFTADKDSMRIGPRNVEAVKAQLKELGIPLIAEDTGGNSGRTIEFNPETSMLSVRTVNKGVSEI, from the coding sequence ATGATAGTTACCCATTCAAGCGAAGTGATTAAAGTAGGTATTGCACAAATGGATATCGTAAAAGTTCCTAAAACAATCCGTACGTCGGGTTTAGGTTCTTGTGTTGGTGCAGTCATTTACGACGATTCCAAAAAAGTTGCCGGTATGGTCCATGTCATGCTGCCGGATTCTAGTTTAAATCGGACGGCAACAATGAATGCCGCAAAATTTGCCGATACCGGAATTGCTGCTTTAGTTGATCTTTTAAAACAAGAAGGAGCACAACGCTTTAAGTTGAAGGCGAAGATTGCGGGTGGTGCACAAATGTTCCAATTTACAGCAGACAAAGATTCGATGAGGATTGGACCTAGAAATGTAGAAGCTGTAAAAGCGCAGTTAAAAGAACTGGGCATACCGCTCATCGCTGAAGATACGGGCGGTAACAGCGGTCGTACGATTGAGTTTAACCCTGAAACGAGCATGCTTTCAGTTCGTACCGTCAATAAAGGAGTGAGTGAAATTTAA
- a CDS encoding elongation factor Ts yields the protein MANITAQLVKELREKTGAGMMDCKKALVSTEGDIDAAIDFLREKGLAAAGKKADRIAAEGTTYILENGNEAILLEVNAETDFVAKNDKFQVLVASLAEQLLAAKPESVEAALELEKDGVKIVDQISTATATIGEKISLRRFEIKTKTDADAFGSYLHMGGRIGVLVVLEGSTDAAAAKDIAMHIAAINPTYISRDEVSTDEVERERKVLTEQALNEGKPENIVAKMVEGRLGKYFEDVCLLDQAFVKNSDQKVRDFVNSLGATVTSFTRYGVGEGIEKREDNFAEEVMSQVKGN from the coding sequence ATGGCAAACATTACTGCACAATTAGTAAAAGAATTACGCGAAAAAACAGGCGCAGGTATGATGGACTGTAAAAAAGCTTTAGTATCTACAGAAGGTGACATCGATGCTGCAATCGATTTCCTACGTGAAAAAGGTTTAGCTGCTGCTGGCAAAAAAGCTGACCGTATCGCTGCTGAAGGTACAACTTACATTTTAGAAAACGGTAATGAAGCGATTCTTTTAGAAGTAAACGCTGAAACAGACTTCGTTGCGAAAAACGACAAGTTCCAAGTTTTAGTTGCTTCTTTAGCAGAGCAATTATTAGCTGCTAAGCCAGAATCAGTAGAAGCTGCTTTAGAATTAGAAAAAGACGGCGTGAAAATCGTTGACCAAATTTCTACAGCTACAGCTACAATCGGTGAAAAAATCTCATTACGTCGTTTCGAAATCAAAACAAAAACTGATGCAGATGCATTCGGTTCTTACTTACACATGGGCGGACGTATTGGTGTATTAGTAGTTCTTGAAGGTTCTACTGACGCTGCTGCTGCAAAAGATATCGCTATGCATATCGCTGCAATCAACCCAACTTACATTTCTCGTGACGAAGTTTCTACTGACGAAGTTGAACGTGAGCGCAAAGTATTAACTGAGCAAGCGTTAAACGAAGGTAAACCAGAAAACATCGTAGCGAAAATGGTAGAAGGCCGTCTTGGTAAATATTTCGAAGACGTATGTTTATTAGACCAAGCTTTCGTTAAAAACTCAGATCAAAAAGTACGCGACTTCGTAAACTCATTAGGTGCTACTGTAACAAGCTTCACTCGTTACGGTGTTGGTGAAGGTATCGAAAAACGTGAAGATAACTTCGCTGAAGAAGTAATGAGCCAAGTTAAAGGTAACTAA
- a CDS encoding chemotaxis protein CheA translates to MELNQYLEMFIEESKEHLQACSEHLLELEKNPEDLTIVGEIFRSAHTLKGMAATMGFEDLADLTHKMENILDAIRNSKIKVNAEILDVVFESVDHLEEMVFDIADGGDGKRNVQATVEKLKRIEAGEPATTDTEEIMAEQEVAAAVVATELEQPAQRLELKLSYDDFEKTVILQSSEQDFNAFEITVFLREDCLLKAARVFMVFEILEKNGDVIKSSPTVDKLEEEQFDSEFHVAFISKESAEDLQKMLMKVSEVDRVVVNKISRDVFVTKTTAIDVPVEEVQSQPAVQETVTAVSEEQPKTAAAKNNNKSGHASSKTIRVNIERLDILMNLFEELAIDRGRLLTIAGDVNHGELNETVERMSRTMGDLQNIVLTMRMVPVDTVFNRFPKMVRQLSRDLNKKIELNIVGAETELDRTVIDEIGDPLVHLIRNSVDHGIESPEVRRAKGKPEEGTVELRAYHSGNYVFIEIEDDGAGINREKVLAKALSKGIVTHEQSLTMTDKQINELIMASGFSTADVISDVSGRGVGLDVVKTTIESLGGNISIESTQNVGSVFSIQLPLTLSIISVMLVEIENEIYAIPLSSIIETSIIRHSDILNAHNQKVIDFRGKVVPLVFLEEIFEVPRAEQKDDGFHSVVIVRKGDKLAGLVVDSFIGQQEIVLKSLGNYLTNIFAISGATILGNGKVALIVDCNALMK, encoded by the coding sequence ATGGAATTAAATCAATATTTAGAAATGTTCATTGAAGAAAGTAAAGAACATTTACAAGCATGCAGTGAACACTTATTGGAACTTGAAAAAAATCCGGAAGATTTAACGATTGTCGGAGAGATTTTCCGCTCGGCACATACTTTAAAAGGTATGGCAGCAACAATGGGCTTTGAAGATTTGGCTGATTTAACACATAAAATGGAAAATATATTAGATGCGATCCGCAACAGTAAAATTAAAGTGAACGCAGAAATTTTAGATGTCGTTTTCGAATCAGTCGACCATTTAGAAGAAATGGTATTTGACATTGCTGATGGCGGCGACGGTAAACGCAATGTGCAGGCAACAGTGGAAAAGCTAAAGCGCATTGAAGCAGGCGAACCTGCAACTACCGATACAGAAGAAATAATGGCAGAACAGGAAGTTGCTGCTGCAGTAGTAGCAACTGAGCTTGAACAGCCAGCCCAAAGATTGGAATTAAAATTGTCCTATGATGATTTTGAAAAAACGGTCATTCTGCAATCATCTGAACAAGATTTCAATGCATTTGAAATTACAGTATTTTTGCGTGAAGACTGTTTATTAAAAGCGGCTCGTGTGTTCATGGTATTCGAAATACTGGAGAAAAATGGAGATGTCATTAAATCTTCGCCGACAGTAGATAAATTAGAAGAAGAACAGTTTGATAGTGAATTCCATGTTGCCTTTATCTCGAAAGAGTCAGCTGAAGATTTGCAAAAGATGCTCATGAAAGTATCAGAGGTCGATCGTGTAGTTGTCAATAAAATCAGCCGAGATGTATTTGTTACAAAAACTACGGCCATCGACGTACCTGTAGAAGAAGTACAATCACAGCCAGCAGTACAGGAAACTGTAACTGCCGTGTCTGAAGAACAGCCAAAAACAGCAGCTGCTAAAAATAATAATAAATCGGGTCATGCATCGAGTAAAACGATCCGCGTAAATATTGAACGCCTAGACATATTGATGAACTTGTTTGAAGAACTTGCGATTGATCGCGGCCGTCTTTTAACAATTGCTGGTGACGTGAATCACGGTGAATTGAATGAAACAGTTGAACGTATGAGCCGTACAATGGGTGACCTGCAAAATATCGTCTTAACGATGCGCATGGTTCCTGTAGACACAGTATTTAACCGTTTCCCGAAAATGGTACGTCAATTATCGCGTGATTTAAACAAAAAAATCGAACTTAATATTGTCGGTGCAGAAACAGAGCTTGACCGCACAGTAATTGATGAAATTGGAGATCCGTTGGTTCATCTGATCCGCAACTCAGTTGACCATGGAATCGAAAGTCCGGAAGTACGCCGTGCAAAAGGCAAACCGGAAGAAGGAACGGTGGAACTTCGTGCTTATCATAGCGGGAACTATGTATTCATCGAGATTGAAGATGATGGGGCAGGAATCAACCGAGAAAAAGTATTGGCAAAAGCGCTGTCTAAAGGGATTGTTACACATGAACAGTCATTAACGATGACAGACAAGCAGATTAACGAGCTAATTATGGCATCTGGTTTCTCAACAGCGGACGTCATTTCGGATGTATCTGGCCGTGGTGTCGGTTTGGATGTTGTTAAAACAACGATTGAATCATTAGGCGGGAATATTTCGATTGAATCAACTCAAAATGTCGGTTCAGTTTTCTCGATCCAATTACCGCTGACACTGTCAATTATTTCAGTCATGCTTGTAGAAATTGAAAATGAAATTTATGCAATTCCGTTATCATCTATTATTGAAACATCGATTATCCGTCATTCAGATATTTTAAATGCCCATAATCAAAAAGTAATCGATTTCCGTGGTAAAGTTGTACCGCTTGTATTCCTGGAAGAAATTTTTGAAGTACCGCGCGCTGAACAAAAAGATGATGGCTTCCATTCAGTTGTAATTGTCCGTAAAGGCGATAAATTAGCTGGTTTAGTAGTTGATTCATTTATCGGTCAGCAGGAAATTGTGCTGAAATCATTAGGAAACTACTTAACGAACATTTTTGCGATTTCAGGTGCGACGATATTAGGAAACGGAAAAGTGGCGTTAATAGTAGACTGTAACGCACTAATGAAGTAA